The following are encoded together in the Ictidomys tridecemlineatus isolate mIctTri1 chromosome X, mIctTri1.hap1, whole genome shotgun sequence genome:
- the Nyx gene encoding nyctalopin produces the protein MLVLLLHVVLLGLPSTRATEACLRACPAACTCSTAERSCSVRCDRAGLLRVPAEFPCEATSIDLDRNGLRILGERAFGTLPSLRRLSLRHNNLSFITPGAFKGLPRLAELRLAHNGELRYLHARTFVALGRLRRLDLAACRLFSVPERLLAELPALRELAAFDNLFRRVPGALRGLANLTHAHLERGRIEAVASSSLLGLRRLRSLSLQANRVRVVHAGAFGDCGALEHLLLNDNLLAELPADAFRGLRRLRTLNLGGNALGVVARAWFADLAELELLYLDRNSIAFVEEGAFQNLSGLLALHLNSNRLAVLSWAAFQPGFFLGRLFLFRNPWRCDCHLEWLRDWIEGSGRVADVPCASPGSVAGLDLSQVAFERSPDGLCVDPEELNLTTSSPGSSPGPVATTVSRFSSLLSKLLAPRVPVEETANVTGGLANASLFDSLPSCGVAGPGHRTILLFISRPLLSVAHYVVFGLQRD, from the coding sequence TGGTGCTCCTCGGCCTGCCCAGCACCCGGGCCACCGAGGCCTGCCTGCGTGCCTGCCCGGCTGCCTGCACCTGCAGCACCGCCGAGCGCAGCTGCTCCGTGCGCTGCGACCGCGCAGGCCTCCTGCGGGTGCCGGCCGAGTTCCCGTGCGAGGCCACCTCCATCGATCTGGACAGAAACGGCCTGCGCATCCTAGGGGAGCGGGCCTTTGGCACGCTTCCGTCCCTGCGCCGCCTGTCTTTGCGCCACAACAACCTGTCCTTTATCACGCCGGGCGCCTTCAAGGGTCTGCCGCGCTTGGCGGAGCTGCGCCTGGCGCACAACGGCGAGCTGCGCTACCTGCACGCGCGCACCTTCGTCGCTTTGGGCCGCCTGCGCCGCCTTGACCTGGCCGCGTGTCGCCTGTTCAGTGTGCCCGAGCGCCTCCTGGCCGAGCTGCCGGCCCTGCGCGAGCTCGCCGCCTTCGACAACCTGTTCCGCCGCGTGCCGGGCGCGCTCCGCGGCCTGGCCAACCTGACGCATGCGCACTTGGAGCGCGGCCGCATCGAGGCCGTGGCCTCCAGCTCGCTGCTGGGCCTGCGGCGCCTGCGCTCGCTCAGTCTGCAGGCCAACCGCGTCCGCGTCGTGCACGCCGGTGCCTTCGGCGACTGCGGCGCCCTGGAGCACCTGCTGCTCAACGACAACCTGCTGGCCGAGCTGCCGGCCGACGCCTTCCGCGGCCTGCGCCGCCTGCGCACGCTCAACCTGGGCGGCAACgcgctgggcgtggtggcgcgcGCCTGGTTCGCCGACCTGGCAGAGCTCGAGCTGCTCTACCTGGACCGGAACAGCATCGCCTTCGTGGAGGAGGGCGCCTTCCAGAACCTCTCGGGCCTGCTGGCCCTGCACCTCAACAGCAACCGCCTCGCTGTGCTCTCCTGGGCCGCCTTCCAGCCCGGCTTCTTCTTGGGACGCCTCTTCCTCTTCCGCAACCCGTGGCGCTGCGACTGCCACCTGGAGTGGCTGCGGGACTGGATAGAGGGCTCTGGGCGCGTGGCCGATGTGCCGTGCGCCTCCCCGGGCTCCGTGGCTGGCCTGGATCTCAGCCAGGTGGCCTTCGAGCGCTCCCCCGACGGCCTGTGCGTGGACCCAGAGGAGCTGAACCTCACCACGTCTAGTCCAGGCTCGTCCCCAGGACCAGTGGCCACCACCGTGAGCAGGTTTAGCAGTCTCCTCTCCAAGTTGCTCGCCCCAAGGGTCCCAGTGGAGGAGACAGCCAACGTCACTGGAGGGCTGGCCAACGCCTCGCTGTTCGATAGCCTTCCCTCCTGTGGGGTGGCCGGCCCCGGCCACAGGACCATATTGCTCTTCATCTCCCGTCCCCTGCTCAGTGTGGCTCACTACGTGGTGTTTGGCCTGCAGAGGGACTGA